From a region of the Synergistaceae bacterium genome:
- a CDS encoding FGGY-family carbohydrate kinase, with protein sequence MDAKELILSAKTALGIEFGSTRIKAILIDYDGHVLASGSHEWENKLINNIWTYDLADVDAGLKSCYSSLRKDIESKYGITPKKFGAIGISAMMHGYIALDSQDKQLAPFQTWRNTNTTEAADILTELFDFNIPLRWSVAHLYQRILDGESHVKNIAGVFTLAAYMHYKLTGQKVIGIGDAAGMFPIDSEKLDYDESMITKFDALLNKSGHDFKLREIFPRVLVAGDEAGNLTPEGAKLLDETGNLEPGIPLCPPEGDAGTGMTATNSVAPRTGNLSAGTSTFAMIVLEHKLSKLHREIDMVTTPSGFPCAMSHANNGTSDLNAWIEIFSEFCGLMGIKADTGELFNKLYTHALKGDKDCGGLLAYGYYSGENITFINEGRPLFARMPGSKFNLANFMLVNLYTSLGAVKLGMDILLKDEGVKLDKIMGHGGLFKTPLVMQKILAAAVNSPVSVLSTASEGGAWGIALLAAYMVDGKNSGKLENYLDSRIFKGLTGEAVSPTPEEAAGFEEFTRHYLAGLEIEKAAINSMKW encoded by the coding sequence ATGGACGCTAAAGAATTAATTTTATCCGCGAAAACTGCATTAGGAATCGAATTTGGTTCAACGCGTATAAAAGCTATCTTAATCGACTATGACGGCCATGTGTTAGCGTCGGGTTCTCACGAGTGGGAAAATAAATTAATCAATAATATTTGGACGTATGATCTTGCAGACGTTGACGCGGGATTAAAGTCCTGTTACTCGTCATTACGCAAAGACATAGAGTCAAAATATGGCATTACCCCCAAAAAATTTGGTGCTATAGGAATTAGCGCAATGATGCACGGTTATATCGCGTTAGATTCTCAAGATAAGCAGCTTGCACCATTTCAGACTTGGCGAAACACTAACACGACTGAAGCAGCCGATATTCTCACAGAATTATTTGATTTCAATATCCCGTTAAGATGGTCAGTAGCGCATTTGTATCAACGCATATTAGACGGTGAGTCCCACGTTAAAAATATTGCTGGAGTCTTTACTCTTGCTGCCTACATGCACTATAAATTAACCGGTCAAAAAGTTATAGGCATTGGCGACGCTGCCGGAATGTTCCCGATCGATTCTGAAAAATTAGATTACGACGAGTCAATGATTACAAAATTTGACGCGTTATTAAATAAATCTGGTCATGATTTCAAGTTACGTGAGATTTTCCCGCGAGTTCTAGTTGCTGGTGATGAGGCAGGAAATTTGACTCCTGAAGGCGCAAAGTTACTCGATGAAACCGGAAATTTAGAGCCAGGGATTCCTTTGTGTCCTCCTGAAGGCGACGCAGGAACAGGAATGACCGCAACAAATTCTGTAGCTCCTCGAACCGGCAATTTATCAGCAGGCACAAGCACATTCGCAATGATAGTCCTTGAACATAAACTCTCGAAATTACACAGAGAAATTGACATGGTAACAACTCCGTCCGGATTTCCCTGCGCAATGTCTCACGCTAATAACGGAACAAGTGATTTAAATGCTTGGATTGAAATTTTCAGCGAGTTTTGCGGTCTCATGGGCATAAAAGCTGATACCGGTGAATTATTCAACAAATTATATACTCACGCGCTTAAAGGCGATAAAGACTGCGGGGGCCTGCTTGCTTACGGTTATTATTCAGGCGAAAATATTACGTTCATCAATGAAGGCAGACCATTATTTGCAAGAATGCCCGGAAGTAAATTTAATCTTGCTAATTTCATGCTCGTAAATTTATATACGTCTCTCGGTGCTGTAAAATTAGGAATGGACATTTTACTGAAAGATGAAGGCGTTAAACTTGATAAAATTATGGGACATGGCGGACTCTTTAAGACCCCTTTGGTAATGCAGAAAATTTTAGCTGCTGCCGTAAATTCTCCCGTAAGTGTTTTATCAACTGCAAGTGAGGGAGGAGCTTGGGGCATTGCTTTATTAGCTGCTTACATGGTCGACGGCAAAAATAGCGGCAAACTCGAAAATTATCTTGACTCGCGCATATTTAAAGGCTTGACGGGTGAAGCTGTGAGTCCGACTCCTGAAGAAGCAGCAGGCTTTGAGGAGTTCACAAGGCATTATTTAGCAGGTCTTGAAATCGAGAAGGCCGCAATAAATTCTATGAAATGGTAG
- a CDS encoding L-fucose/L-arabinose isomerase family protein has translation MAVKKAAKAPAKVDKKSAEKEITHTPAKIKIGFAPTRRAIFSAPAAVEYRKLTAARLKELNIDFVDIDDVNEEGLLYDDAGLEKICAKFKAENVAGLFIPHANFGTEYECARLAKELNVPVLLWGPRDERPDKEGMRLRDSQCGLFATGKVLRRFRVPFTYMNNCNLTDPEFERGLRDFIAVCNVVKVFRHTRILQIGPRPFDFWSTMCNEGELLEKFNIQLSPIPLPELYAEMKKWRAEKKEVAKIVKYCKDNMICKIEDDSLAHVAELKAAMKSLAEKYGCNAIAIQCWNALQDEINIMPCAANSLLNEEGIPVVCETDIHGTISQLIAEAASMNERRVMFSDWTVRHPDNDNGELLQHCGPWPISVAKEKPSICVPVAFPENGAVSAEAKHGLMSLVRFDGDGGEYSILLGHARGIDGPYTRGTYVWIEVNNLKRLEAKVVEGPYIHHVAAIHGDIVPIVYEACKYIGVKPDLYDPIEDKVKAYLHGEDVKFDEV, from the coding sequence ATGGCAGTAAAGAAAGCTGCAAAGGCTCCGGCAAAAGTTGACAAGAAATCAGCGGAGAAAGAAATTACTCACACGCCGGCAAAAATAAAAATCGGTTTTGCTCCTACAAGACGAGCGATTTTCTCTGCTCCTGCTGCTGTCGAATATAGGAAGCTCACGGCCGCAAGACTCAAGGAATTAAATATTGATTTCGTTGACATCGACGACGTTAACGAAGAAGGCTTATTATATGATGATGCCGGACTCGAAAAAATTTGCGCGAAATTCAAAGCTGAAAATGTTGCAGGTTTATTTATTCCACATGCTAATTTCGGGACCGAGTACGAGTGCGCGAGACTTGCAAAAGAGTTAAACGTGCCTGTTTTATTATGGGGGCCCCGTGATGAGAGACCTGACAAAGAAGGAATGCGATTAAGAGACAGCCAGTGCGGTTTATTTGCTACGGGAAAAGTTTTAAGGCGCTTCAGAGTCCCATTTACATATATGAACAACTGCAATTTAACGGATCCAGAATTTGAGCGCGGTTTACGTGATTTTATTGCGGTCTGCAACGTCGTAAAAGTTTTCAGGCACACAAGAATTTTGCAGATTGGCCCGCGTCCGTTCGATTTCTGGTCAACAATGTGCAACGAGGGCGAATTACTCGAAAAATTTAATATTCAATTATCGCCGATTCCCCTTCCTGAATTGTACGCAGAAATGAAAAAATGGCGCGCTGAGAAGAAAGAAGTTGCTAAAATCGTCAAGTACTGCAAAGATAACATGATTTGCAAGATAGAAGATGACTCGCTCGCTCACGTTGCCGAACTCAAAGCAGCAATGAAGAGTTTAGCGGAAAAATACGGCTGTAATGCAATAGCGATTCAATGCTGGAACGCCCTGCAGGACGAAATTAATATTATGCCGTGTGCTGCAAATAGTTTGTTGAATGAAGAAGGAATCCCCGTAGTTTGTGAGACAGATATTCACGGTACAATTTCGCAGTTAATCGCTGAAGCAGCCTCAATGAATGAACGCCGAGTCATGTTCTCTGACTGGACAGTTAGACACCCCGATAACGATAATGGCGAATTATTACAACATTGCGGGCCATGGCCGATTTCTGTAGCGAAAGAAAAGCCGAGTATTTGTGTACCTGTTGCATTCCCTGAAAACGGCGCAGTTAGTGCAGAAGCTAAACACGGATTAATGAGTCTTGTTAGATTCGATGGCGACGGCGGAGAATATTCTATTTTGTTAGGTCATGCACGGGGAATCGACGGGCCTTATACTCGCGGGACTTATGTATGGATTGAGGTAAATAATTTAAAGCGTCTCGAAGCAAAAGTTGTCGAGGGGCCTTATATTCATCATGTTGCAGCAATTCACGGCGATATTGTGCCGATTGTTTATGAAGCCTGCAAGTACATAGGAGTCAAGCCAGATTTATATGATCCTATCGAGGACAAAGTAAAAGCGTATCTTCACGGCGAAGACGTAAAATTTGACGAGGTGTAA
- a CDS encoding transketolase, protein MRKIKNVKELSIKAFDIRRDALDIIMAGGGGHIGGDMSEPEILLTLYERMNVTPETQDSPDRDRFVLSKGHCVETLYAVLSYEGFMNLDEVKAKFSKFGSEYIGHPHNTLPGIEMNSGSLGHGLSVSVGMALAGKMDKKNYRVYTLMGDGELAEGSVWEGAAAAGHYRLDNLCAFVDHNHLQISGNVDDVLSPGNIALRFEASGWNVITIMNGNDIQQISDALDVAERTKGCPTVIIAETLKGKASPLIENKANWHHKLPTQEEYNQIAADIAAYKEALING, encoded by the coding sequence ATGCGCAAAATTAAGAACGTTAAAGAATTAAGCATTAAAGCATTCGACATCAGGCGCGATGCACTTGATATTATTATGGCCGGCGGAGGAGGTCATATCGGCGGAGACATGAGCGAACCCGAAATTTTATTGACTCTCTATGAACGCATGAACGTAACACCGGAGACTCAAGACAGCCCCGACCGTGATAGATTCGTGCTAAGTAAAGGCCATTGCGTAGAGACTCTTTATGCTGTGCTAAGTTACGAAGGTTTTATGAATCTTGATGAAGTGAAAGCAAAATTTTCTAAGTTCGGATCTGAATATATCGGCCACCCTCATAACACTTTGCCGGGCATAGAAATGAATTCCGGTTCGCTTGGTCATGGCTTATCAGTAAGTGTCGGAATGGCTCTAGCGGGAAAAATGGACAAGAAAAATTATCGCGTTTATACGTTAATGGGTGATGGTGAGCTTGCAGAGGGTTCTGTCTGGGAAGGTGCAGCAGCTGCCGGGCATTACAGACTCGATAATTTATGCGCGTTCGTTGATCATAATCATTTGCAGATTTCCGGGAATGTTGACGACGTTTTATCGCCGGGTAATATTGCGTTAAGATTCGAGGCTTCCGGCTGGAATGTTATAACCATCATGAATGGCAATGATATTCAGCAAATTAGCGACGCTCTTGATGTAGCAGAACGCACAAAAGGTTGTCCGACAGTAATAATTGCCGAGACTCTGAAGGGTAAAGCATCGCCCTTAATCGAGAATAAAGCGAATTGGCATCACAAATTACCCACTCAGGAAGAATATAATCAAATTGCCGCAGATATAGCAGCATATAAGGAGGCTTTAATCAATGGCTAA
- a CDS encoding transketolase — translation MSLQKLTGEHLSNEQINALNAAAKRARAAALTMVSAAKSGHPGGAFSSMEMFLSVYGIANLTPENCSDLNRDYVVISHGHTSAGVYAALSEWGFIERDEAMAHFRNCGSAFQGHVTREVPGIDWGTGNLGQGLSAGAGFAIAQRANNYNGHVYVLMGDGGQTKGQLAEARRIAVKENLTGLVALVDWNNIQISGDRNKVMPCDLKALWAADGWEVVEVDGHSFAAIYDALKNAGSHGKPSVLLCHTVIGKDGLKMEGIPDYHGKPVTPEMYDEIMKHLGEDPATLAKAIERRKQGPSYKGRKIDYPAAPVIDTGTPFNYEGAKVMDNRGAFGKALADVGKLNYKKPGKTPILVFDCDLKPSVMTGGFMNEAPDNFIQCGIQEHCVATMSGTASIAGVVSLWADFGVFGIDEVFNQQRLNDINHAGNKTVLTHVGLDVGEDGKTHQCIDYVGLLNNTFGWKLVVPADPNQTDRATRWMLATSGDICLAVGRSKIDGLKEFSGDYKFEYGKAVKLRDGKDGSIFALGYMAQIALKAADILASEKNLNVSVYAVSCPLDPDMNAIKEAANNGPIITVEDHHVNTGMGAIMILEAARAGITLPKIKTLGVNHYGASGTSDQVRVEMGINAESIANEFLQVK, via the coding sequence ATGTCATTACAGAAATTAACCGGCGAACACCTCTCAAATGAACAAATCAACGCACTCAATGCCGCCGCCAAACGCGCAAGAGCAGCAGCCCTCACAATGGTAAGTGCAGCCAAATCAGGACACCCCGGCGGAGCTTTCTCAAGTATGGAAATGTTTTTATCTGTCTATGGAATCGCGAATTTAACTCCCGAAAATTGCAGCGATTTAAATCGTGATTATGTCGTAATTTCTCACGGTCATACAAGTGCGGGCGTTTATGCTGCTTTGTCTGAATGGGGCTTTATCGAGCGCGACGAAGCTATGGCACATTTCAGAAATTGCGGTTCAGCTTTTCAAGGCCACGTAACGCGCGAAGTTCCCGGAATCGACTGGGGCACAGGTAATTTAGGACAGGGACTCTCAGCCGGTGCAGGTTTCGCAATTGCACAACGAGCAAATAATTATAATGGTCATGTTTATGTTCTCATGGGCGATGGAGGCCAGACAAAAGGACAGTTAGCAGAAGCAAGACGTATAGCAGTGAAAGAAAATTTAACGGGACTTGTTGCTCTCGTTGACTGGAATAATATACAAATTTCAGGTGATAGAAATAAAGTAATGCCGTGCGATTTAAAAGCGTTATGGGCTGCTGACGGCTGGGAAGTTGTAGAGGTTGACGGCCATTCATTTGCAGCAATTTATGACGCTCTCAAGAATGCAGGTTCACACGGAAAACCCAGCGTTTTGTTATGTCATACTGTAATCGGCAAAGACGGCTTAAAAATGGAAGGTATACCCGATTATCACGGAAAACCAGTAACGCCCGAAATGTATGATGAAATTATGAAGCACTTAGGAGAAGACCCCGCGACTCTCGCAAAAGCAATCGAACGACGCAAGCAAGGGCCAAGCTATAAAGGACGCAAAATTGATTATCCTGCAGCACCCGTTATCGACACCGGCACACCGTTTAATTATGAGGGCGCAAAAGTTATGGACAATCGAGGCGCATTCGGTAAGGCATTAGCTGATGTAGGCAAGTTAAATTATAAGAAACCGGGCAAGACTCCAATTTTAGTGTTTGACTGCGATTTGAAACCTTCAGTAATGACCGGCGGCTTTATGAATGAAGCTCCCGATAATTTCATTCAGTGCGGTATACAAGAACATTGCGTCGCTACTATGTCAGGAACTGCGAGTATTGCCGGTGTTGTCTCGTTATGGGCTGACTTTGGAGTCTTTGGAATCGACGAAGTATTTAATCAGCAGAGACTCAATGATATTAACCATGCAGGAAATAAAACAGTTTTGACTCACGTCGGACTTGATGTCGGCGAGGACGGGAAGACTCATCAATGCATTGATTATGTAGGCTTGCTTAATAATACTTTCGGCTGGAAATTAGTTGTACCCGCTGACCCGAATCAGACTGACAGGGCGACCCGCTGGATGTTAGCTACTTCCGGTGATATTTGTCTTGCAGTTGGACGCAGCAAAATTGACGGTCTTAAAGAATTTTCCGGCGATTATAAATTTGAGTACGGCAAAGCTGTTAAATTACGTGATGGCAAAGACGGCTCTATTTTCGCACTCGGTTATATGGCGCAAATCGCATTGAAGGCCGCTGATATTCTTGCAAGTGAGAAAAATTTAAACGTTTCTGTCTATGCTGTGTCTTGTCCGTTAGATCCTGATATGAACGCAATTAAGGAAGCAGCTAATAACGGGCCTATTATCACCGTTGAAGATCATCACGTTAATACAGGAATGGGCGCAATTATGATTCTTGAGGCAGCACGCGCAGGAATCACACTCCCGAAAATTAAAACTCTCGGCGTAAATCATTATGGAGCGTCGGGAACTTCTGACCAAGTACGAGTCGAAATGGGCATTAACGCAGAGTCAATCGCAAATGAATTTTTGCAGGTGAAATAA
- a CDS encoding ABC transporter permease, with product MKKDNSQLIMTLLKGRTFIVLILLVIFFSFASKSFLSLNTLTMVAKHVALYGILALGMTFVIITGGIDLSVGSVVGLVGMLAGGLIQEGLTIGGKTIYFTVPAIIVLMLCIGCLIGLVNGLIITKLNVAAFITTLGTMYICRGLANLRSGGATFPNIGGFEGLGNVGLKALGANWFGIPAGVYVFAILSIIAALLLNRTPTGWHLLAVGGNEKSAKLSGIKADRVKILAYVISGFCAAWIGLINTAQLSAAHPASGDGWEMNAIAATVLGGTSMSGGSGTIIGTIVGAFVIGVINDGMTMCGVSEFWQKIIRGAVIILAVIIDQTQRNLQAKMALQARNESK from the coding sequence ATGAAAAAGGACAACAGCCAGCTAATTATGACTCTCTTGAAGGGTCGTACATTTATAGTGTTGATATTGCTTGTAATATTCTTCAGTTTTGCGTCAAAATCTTTCTTATCGCTGAATACTTTAACGATGGTAGCAAAGCACGTCGCTTTATATGGTATTCTCGCGCTTGGAATGACGTTTGTTATTATAACGGGCGGAATTGATTTATCAGTCGGATCTGTCGTCGGTCTCGTTGGAATGTTAGCGGGCGGATTGATTCAAGAAGGACTCACAATTGGAGGCAAGACAATTTATTTTACTGTTCCTGCAATAATTGTGTTAATGCTTTGTATCGGGTGCTTAATCGGACTCGTTAATGGACTCATAATCACGAAATTAAACGTAGCAGCCTTTATTACGACACTCGGCACAATGTATATTTGCAGGGGACTCGCGAATTTGCGTTCAGGTGGTGCGACTTTCCCGAATATCGGCGGCTTTGAAGGACTCGGCAATGTCGGATTAAAGGCTCTTGGCGCAAACTGGTTCGGGATTCCTGCGGGCGTTTACGTTTTTGCAATACTTTCAATAATTGCTGCATTATTATTGAATCGCACTCCAACGGGCTGGCACTTATTAGCAGTAGGAGGCAACGAGAAGAGCGCAAAACTTTCCGGAATCAAAGCAGACAGAGTCAAAATTTTAGCTTATGTTATTTCGGGATTCTGTGCGGCTTGGATCGGATTAATTAACACTGCTCAATTATCGGCGGCACATCCTGCATCGGGCGACGGCTGGGAAATGAACGCAATCGCAGCTACAGTTTTAGGCGGGACTTCAATGTCGGGCGGTTCAGGAACTATTATCGGGACAATCGTAGGCGCATTTGTTATCGGAGTAATCAATGACGGCATGACAATGTGCGGTGTCTCTGAATTTTGGCAGAAGATAATTAGAGGTGCTGTAATAATTCTTGCAGTCATAATCGACCAGACTCAGAGAAATTTACAAGCGAAAATGGCTCTTCAGGCACGCAACGAGTCAAAGTAA
- the glpK gene encoding glycerol kinase GlpK, whose product MSKYILAIDQSTQGTKALLFDDKGVLLCRTDKAHKQIINNFGWVEHDLREIYANTLEVVKNLVAKSGIDKSEIYALGISNQRETSACWDKTTGEPLYNAIVWQCSRGAAICEEIAKQGHSQIIHDKTGIQLSPYFPAAKLAWIFQNVEGARENKNVAVGTIDSWLVYKLTGGKCHKTDYSNASRTQLFNIKTLKWDDELLNIFGLDKNCMAEITDSDGDYGETDFDGWLDKKIPICGVLGDSHGALFGQGCLTPGMIKATYGTGSSVMMNIGEKIAMSSKIVTSLAWKINGKINYVLEGNINYTGAVITWLKDDLKLIDNPGETESLARNANKGDKTYLVPAFSGLGAPYWESHASACIVGMTRATGKNEIVRAALDCIAYQITDIIESMRTDSGVPVNELRVDGGPTRNSYLMQFQSDILNLPVRIPDSEELSGIGAAYCAGLSCGLYDDKIFANLKRVSYSPSMSDSDRINLYDGWKNAVKKSL is encoded by the coding sequence ATGAGTAAATATATTCTTGCAATAGATCAAAGCACACAGGGTACTAAAGCATTATTATTTGATGACAAAGGGGTCTTGCTCTGCCGTACTGATAAAGCTCATAAGCAGATAATAAATAATTTCGGCTGGGTCGAACATGATTTACGGGAAATTTACGCTAATACACTTGAGGTCGTAAAAAATTTAGTCGCTAAATCCGGCATTGATAAATCAGAAATTTACGCACTCGGAATCAGCAATCAGCGCGAGACTTCAGCATGTTGGGACAAGACGACGGGTGAGCCTCTTTATAACGCTATTGTCTGGCAGTGTTCGAGGGGTGCTGCAATCTGTGAGGAAATCGCAAAGCAGGGACATTCGCAAATTATTCATGATAAAACCGGGATTCAATTATCGCCGTATTTTCCTGCTGCAAAATTAGCTTGGATATTTCAAAATGTAGAAGGCGCACGGGAAAATAAAAATGTTGCTGTCGGAACGATTGACTCATGGCTCGTTTATAAATTAACCGGCGGTAAATGTCATAAGACAGATTACTCTAACGCGTCGAGGACTCAATTATTTAATATTAAGACTCTCAAGTGGGACGATGAATTATTAAATATTTTCGGGCTTGATAAAAATTGTATGGCAGAAATTACGGACTCTGACGGCGATTACGGCGAGACAGATTTTGACGGCTGGCTTGATAAAAAAATTCCTATTTGCGGCGTATTAGGTGACTCTCATGGTGCTTTATTTGGTCAGGGTTGTCTAACTCCAGGAATGATAAAAGCTACTTATGGCACTGGCTCATCTGTCATGATGAATATCGGTGAAAAAATTGCAATGAGCAGCAAAATCGTAACGAGTCTTGCATGGAAAATTAACGGCAAAATTAATTACGTCCTCGAAGGCAATATAAATTATACCGGTGCTGTTATAACGTGGCTCAAAGATGATTTAAAGCTGATTGATAACCCCGGCGAGACTGAGTCACTTGCCCGCAATGCAAATAAAGGCGACAAAACATATTTAGTCCCGGCATTTTCCGGACTGGGTGCGCCTTACTGGGAGAGTCACGCGAGCGCATGTATAGTCGGAATGACACGAGCAACCGGAAAAAATGAAATCGTTCGTGCTGCACTTGACTGCATAGCTTATCAGATCACTGACATAATAGAGTCAATGCGTACAGATTCAGGAGTTCCCGTTAATGAATTACGAGTCGATGGAGGCCCTACAAGAAACAGTTATTTAATGCAATTTCAGAGCGATATATTAAATCTTCCCGTGCGAATCCCTGACTCAGAAGAATTATCCGGCATAGGTGCGGCTTATTGTGCTGGACTCTCTTGCGGACTCTATGATGATAAAATTTTTGCGAATCTAAAGCGCGTTAGTTATTCCCCTTCAATGTCTGACTCTGATAGAATAAATTTATATGACGGCTGGAAAAATGCCGTTAAGAAATCGCTATAA
- the tal gene encoding transaldolase: MKTSIHEAFDLGQSIWLDYISRDLIASGGLKSWIDKGVVGVTTNPSIFENAIAKTQDYDEEIKTLAKSGKTSAEIYEILTLQEVGAAADILRPVYDATQGKDGYVSLEVNPLIASDKDTTVSEAKRLFALLNRPNVMIKIPATPEGIEALKECIASGVNVNSTLIFSQEQYINVAKAYIAGAKDIDKYIASVASVFVSRVDTAVDKLLAEKNETSLTGKIAVDGIRLMYQAFKTLFNGEEFIQRPLWASTGTKNKSYSDVKYVEDLIGPDTVNTVPPATLDAFVDHGKAALTLESKLDEAESDMKKLASLGIDIKSVCAKLLEDGLKSFNAAFESLMAAIEAKAKI; the protein is encoded by the coding sequence ATGAAAACTAGTATTCATGAAGCATTTGATTTAGGGCAAAGCATTTGGCTTGATTACATAAGCCGTGATTTAATTGCGTCGGGCGGTCTTAAAAGCTGGATCGATAAAGGCGTTGTCGGCGTTACTACAAATCCGTCAATCTTTGAGAACGCAATCGCAAAGACTCAAGACTATGACGAAGAAATTAAGACTCTCGCGAAATCAGGCAAAACAAGCGCGGAAATTTACGAGATTTTAACCCTTCAAGAAGTCGGAGCAGCTGCAGATATTTTACGTCCGGTCTATGACGCTACACAAGGCAAAGACGGTTATGTGAGTCTCGAAGTCAACCCGTTAATCGCGTCAGACAAAGATACAACAGTCAGCGAGGCCAAGAGATTATTTGCTTTGTTGAATCGTCCTAATGTGATGATAAAGATTCCGGCAACTCCTGAAGGCATAGAAGCACTTAAAGAATGCATTGCAAGCGGCGTAAACGTAAATTCAACGCTTATTTTCTCGCAGGAACAATATATTAACGTCGCAAAAGCATATATCGCAGGCGCAAAGGACATCGATAAATATATTGCGTCAGTCGCTTCTGTGTTCGTGTCGCGCGTTGATACAGCAGTCGATAAATTATTAGCAGAGAAAAACGAGACTTCTTTAACGGGAAAAATCGCCGTCGACGGAATTAGACTCATGTATCAGGCATTCAAGACACTTTTTAACGGCGAAGAATTTATACAGCGTCCATTATGGGCAAGCACAGGCACAAAGAATAAATCATATTCTGACGTGAAATATGTTGAAGACTTAATCGGCCCTGACACTGTTAATACCGTACCGCCCGCGACTCTTGACGCATTTGTTGATCATGGCAAAGCAGCACTCACACTCGAAAGCAAATTAGATGAAGCCGAGTCAGACATGAAAAAATTAGCGTCCCTCGGCATTGATATTAAATCTGTCTGCGCAAAATTACTCGAAGACGGCCTTAAATCTTTTAACGCAGCTTTTGAGTCATTAATGGCAGCTATCGAGGCTAAAGCAAAAATTTAA
- a CDS encoding sugar ABC transporter ATP-binding protein encodes MFDDPNVVLHCEKIDKIYPGTKALDGVSFDLLKAKVNVLIGENGAGKSTLMKMIAGIEQPSAGKMYMDGQEVYFRDINDAKAKGIGIIHQELSLFPNLTVYQNIFMNHEQTNFGLLNDSAHIEGAKKVLKRLEHEIDPNTLVGDLRVGQQQMVEIARNLVSSDLRVLIMDEPTSSLSAAEVKVLFKIMRELLEQGISIVYISHRLEEIMEIGDHVTILRDGKYVADADIKDIKLEWIVENMVGKNTQYHRFTRSIDLDKAEKILEVKNLYLPKTGGGWLLDDVNMYLKKGEVLGIYGLLGAGRSELFECLMGMRPEHSGEIFYKGQKMRVGTIADQLNAGFAIVPEDRQRQGLVQSLDICKNASLASLENFAHLWLMDYNAEGKAVDDEIKELHIKVADKTLPILSLSGGNQQKVVIAKGLMTKPEILLMDEPSRGIDIGAKTEVFEIIHEFSERGLSIIVISSELKEIMAIADRIYVLSNGKCTAELTGQDITEDNLVRASYAGLGTGKSAA; translated from the coding sequence ATGTTCGATGATCCCAATGTTGTTTTACATTGCGAGAAAATAGACAAAATTTATCCCGGCACAAAAGCTCTTGACGGTGTCTCATTTGATTTACTCAAAGCAAAAGTTAATGTCTTAATCGGCGAAAACGGTGCAGGAAAATCTACCCTCATGAAAATGATCGCAGGAATCGAGCAGCCCTCAGCCGGTAAAATGTACATGGACGGACAAGAAGTTTATTTCCGGGACATTAACGACGCTAAAGCAAAAGGAATCGGAATCATTCATCAGGAGTTAAGCCTGTTTCCAAATCTCACAGTTTATCAAAATATTTTCATGAATCACGAGCAGACTAATTTCGGCCTGTTAAATGACTCTGCACACATCGAGGGCGCAAAAAAAGTTTTAAAGCGTCTTGAACACGAAATTGACCCTAATACTTTAGTTGGCGATCTAAGAGTCGGACAGCAGCAAATGGTTGAAATCGCAAGAAATCTCGTAAGCAGTGATTTACGGGTCTTAATCATGGACGAGCCGACAAGCTCATTATCTGCCGCAGAAGTAAAAGTTTTGTTCAAGATTATGCGTGAACTTCTCGAACAGGGAATATCAATTGTTTATATCTCTCACAGACTCGAGGAAATTATGGAAATCGGCGACCACGTTACAATTTTGCGCGATGGGAAATATGTAGCCGACGCAGATATTAAGGATATAAAACTTGAGTGGATAGTCGAGAATATGGTCGGAAAAAATACCCAGTATCACAGATTCACGCGTTCTATAGATCTCGACAAGGCCGAGAAAATTTTAGAGGTCAAAAATTTATATCTTCCCAAAACCGGCGGAGGCTGGCTGCTTGATGACGTAAATATGTATCTCAAGAAAGGCGAAGTACTCGGCATTTATGGACTCTTAGGTGCCGGGCGTAGTGAATTATTTGAGTGCTTGATGGGTATGCGTCCTGAACACAGCGGCGAAATTTTTTATAAGGGTCAAAAAATGAGAGTCGGCACAATCGCAGATCAGTTAAACGCGGGATTTGCTATCGTTCCTGAAGACAGACAAAGACAAGGACTCGTGCAAAGTTTAGACATCTGCAAAAACGCTTCTCTTGCATCACTTGAAAATTTTGCGCATTTATGGTTAATGGACTATAACGCAGAAGGAAAAGCAGTCGACGACGAAATTAAAGAACTTCACATAAAAGTTGCTGATAAAACACTGCCGATTCTCTCGCTTTCAGGGGGCAATCAGCAAAAAGTTGTAATCGCAAAAGGTCTCATGACTAAACCTGAAATTTTGTTAATGGACGAACCTTCACGGGGAATAGACATCGGCGCAAAAACTGAAGTTTTCGAGATTATTCACGAGTTTTCAGAGCGCGGACTCTCAATTATCGTAATATCCTCCGAGCTTAAAGAAATTATGGCGATTGCAGACAGAATTTATGTATTGTCAAACGGGAAGTGCACAGCTGAATTAACCGGCCAGGACATAACAGAAGATAATCTTGTACGCGCTTCATATGCAGGACTCGGAACAGGTAAAAGCGCGGCATAA